In a single window of the Coprothermobacter proteolyticus DSM 5265 genome:
- a CDS encoding methyl-accepting chemotaxis protein, producing the protein MSNQSLRVKITVVMVVLVFITALGLGGIEAYRISGDFENLVGQQLKTQTESDSRAIWDFLKNYGNLASYLANTNQVIMAASTDDVMVQSDVRMLFDAIRKQYPDILNVYAASNTGLVIMEPMTSLPPEYDATSTVWYQRAMANPTDFVVVEPYNEPVNQTQVITVAKAIYSMGDYVGVVGIDIEASKIASQMLAFTNNISKYLLNRDGVIILSGSGAFVSSGTDLSKEVFWKDMKSAATKGNMVNYTLKGAKRIGFVKQLPNGWYFLTAMPASVISAPVRSVINTTILVGLGVLLLTVILGYFAVQNVFLKPLMELRGAIEAIASGDLTVRAPVRGKDELGRMAQGVNNMVESLNALIAAAAQTADRVNESAGSLAATSQETSASVEELTAQSNEVATNAEMAYHAIEDFAGGVEQVSGTAQSIAADAQLLAAEVSNVKDNAQEGAQSLEQVAEVVDIANKNTDKTSVIMEQLAKDASSISNIVETIEQIAEQTNLLALNAAIEAARAGEAGRGFAVVADEIRKLAEKSQEATQSIADILGGIQNRTAEASGSMKNTLNVVKSAYERTKQAQQKFSAILDSVGKIASTAEGFAASAEELSASTEELNAAVDNAVEPVRSIAEQVRQFSDALKQQSQGVYQIAQEISSLEQLAEQLKEEVDKFKI; encoded by the coding sequence GTGAGTAATCAATCCTTAAGAGTGAAGATTACAGTAGTTATGGTTGTACTTGTATTCATAACGGCACTGGGTTTGGGGGGTATTGAAGCTTACCGCATTAGCGGCGACTTTGAAAACTTGGTTGGTCAACAGCTAAAAACACAAACGGAATCAGATTCTAGAGCCATTTGGGATTTTTTGAAGAACTACGGCAACTTGGCGTCTTATTTAGCTAATACTAATCAGGTTATCATGGCAGCTTCCACCGATGACGTGATGGTCCAGTCCGATGTGAGGATGCTTTTTGATGCCATTAGGAAGCAGTACCCAGACATTCTTAACGTGTATGCAGCTTCTAATACTGGTCTAGTCATCATGGAGCCCATGACGTCCCTGCCTCCTGAGTACGATGCTACCAGCACAGTGTGGTACCAAAGAGCCATGGCAAACCCCACGGATTTTGTGGTGGTAGAACCTTACAACGAGCCAGTAAACCAAACACAAGTAATCACAGTAGCAAAAGCCATTTACAGTATGGGCGATTATGTGGGTGTGGTGGGTATTGACATTGAAGCAAGTAAGATTGCCAGTCAAATGCTGGCATTCACAAATAACATTTCCAAATACCTGCTTAACCGCGATGGTGTAATCATACTTTCTGGTAGCGGTGCATTCGTAAGCTCTGGTACGGATCTTTCCAAGGAAGTCTTTTGGAAAGACATGAAAAGTGCCGCCACCAAAGGAAATATGGTAAATTACACCCTCAAGGGTGCAAAGCGTATTGGTTTTGTGAAACAACTACCCAATGGCTGGTATTTCTTAACTGCCATGCCAGCTTCTGTTATAAGTGCACCCGTGAGGAGTGTCATAAATACTACTATTTTGGTGGGTTTGGGTGTACTTCTACTAACTGTCATTTTGGGCTACTTTGCTGTACAGAATGTGTTCTTGAAGCCCTTGATGGAGCTTCGCGGTGCCATTGAAGCCATCGCGAGCGGTGATTTAACGGTGCGAGCACCTGTTAGGGGTAAAGACGAGCTGGGCCGCATGGCGCAGGGTGTGAACAACATGGTTGAAAGCCTGAATGCACTCATTGCGGCAGCTGCTCAAACGGCAGATCGGGTGAATGAGTCTGCAGGCAGCTTAGCAGCTACTTCTCAGGAGACCAGCGCTTCTGTGGAAGAGTTAACGGCGCAGAGTAATGAAGTCGCTACCAATGCTGAAATGGCTTACCACGCCATTGAGGATTTTGCAGGCGGTGTGGAACAGGTTTCCGGCACCGCTCAAAGCATTGCTGCCGATGCTCAGCTGTTGGCTGCGGAGGTAAGCAATGTGAAGGACAACGCACAGGAAGGTGCTCAGAGTTTAGAGCAGGTTGCAGAAGTGGTGGATATTGCTAACAAGAATACTGATAAGACCAGCGTTATCATGGAACAGTTGGCGAAGGATGCCAGCAGCATCAGTAACATTGTGGAAACAATTGAGCAAATTGCTGAGCAAACCAACCTGTTGGCTTTGAATGCTGCCATCGAGGCTGCTCGTGCCGGTGAAGCAGGACGCGGTTTTGCCGTAGTAGCTGACGAGATAAGGAAGTTGGCGGAAAAGAGTCAAGAGGCTACTCAGAGTATTGCTGACATACTTGGTGGCATTCAAAACAGAACAGCTGAAGCCAGCGGTTCTATGAAGAACACATTGAACGTGGTAAAGTCTGCCTACGAAAGGACAAAGCAAGCCCAGCAAAAATTCAGCGCTATTCTGGACAGCGTGGGTAAAATTGCCAGTACTGCAGAAGGTTTTGCTGCAAGTGCTGAGGAACTCAGCGCCTCCACTGAGGAATTGAATGCTGCGGTGGATAATGCCGTAGAACCTGTTAGAAGTATTGCCGAGCAGGTGCGTCAGTTCAGTGATGCCCTAAAGCAGCAGTCCCAGGGTGTATACCAAATTGCGCAGGAGATTTCTTCGTTAGAGCAGTTAGCTGAACAGCTCAAAGAAGAAGTGGATAAATTCAAGATATAA
- a CDS encoding class II aldolase/adducin family protein, producing the protein MNHREQLARQTLADVMKKLYSRGLISVYGGNASMVLSDDNALLITPSGFNKESLKEEDLVKVDFASGKVLGEGKPSSELRTHLAIYGANKEAKAVVHAHPTTLVGVCTAGYDFGVYTPEQALLVGKPMVINFCMGEELAERMSALAGTCQAVVVKNHGVFAWGPTIMEAYAKIEILEEAAKMVVAGNVIMGGLGVSSISDEQVLDILKNYRPSHKSQ; encoded by the coding sequence ATGAACCACAGAGAACAGTTGGCAAGACAAACATTGGCTGATGTTATGAAAAAGCTCTACAGCCGTGGGCTTATTTCTGTTTATGGTGGTAATGCCAGTATGGTGCTGAGTGATGATAATGCGCTCTTGATAACACCGTCTGGTTTTAACAAAGAAAGCCTCAAAGAAGAAGACTTGGTAAAGGTGGACTTTGCATCGGGTAAAGTGCTGGGAGAAGGTAAGCCCTCCAGCGAACTTAGGACTCACCTTGCCATTTACGGCGCCAACAAGGAGGCAAAAGCTGTGGTGCATGCGCACCCTACTACTTTGGTTGGTGTATGCACTGCCGGTTACGATTTTGGTGTTTACACACCTGAGCAAGCCCTTTTGGTAGGCAAGCCCATGGTTATCAACTTTTGTATGGGGGAAGAGCTGGCGGAGCGCATGTCTGCCTTAGCAGGTACATGCCAGGCTGTCGTTGTAAAAAACCACGGCGTGTTTGCTTGGGGACCGACTATTATGGAGGCTTATGCAAAGATAGAAATACTAGAAGAAGCGGCAAAGATGGTAGTTGCTGGTAATGTTATTATGGGTGGCTTGGGTGTAAGCTCAATCAGTGATGAACAGGTCTTGGACATTCTTAAGAACTACAGACCATCGCATAAAAGTCAATGA
- a CDS encoding ABC transporter substrate-binding protein — translation MKNRRSYLWLGAVVAILLFLSAYLLVNARSSTLAYALSDDAVNMDPLEATDINSWNVMSQIYEGLMKFRPSSLEVEPCLASYYEVSDDGLVFTFYLQKNVQFQDGAPFDADAVIWNARRGMEKADTSYYASLVWGSVKDVQKLGSHVVRFTLKESRADFLTNLALPFGGSMVSPNATDLKNNPIGTGPYRLANWVRNKAITLEYNRNWWQGKLTDGVGFKSVRYLVVDDPEEAVNLLRQGKVHILSYVPPELVESLNAEANVRLVETQLLATSFLGFNTKSAVLADARVRQSLLFLLDQDYLIKHVYSGFALRSQGPLPPALEKEIGCRYLSPNYEVGVRLLREAGYSKERPLNLTVEVPLEPRDYMPSGGVKLGEGLKEVYESTGLVKVTFVYKPFESLLSDLMEGKATEAFVLGWSSDNGRADNMLTPLFHSKSPLNFFKYENPLVDKYLEEAQTELDENKREKLYREICDILLEDTPAAFLPIPISFKALDERLKGYNVNPINIEQLYFVRY, via the coding sequence ATGAAGAATAGAAGAAGTTACTTGTGGTTGGGTGCCGTTGTTGCCATTCTATTGTTCTTATCGGCATATCTTCTTGTTAACGCTCGCTCTAGTACTTTAGCCTACGCACTGTCCGACGATGCAGTTAACATGGACCCTTTGGAAGCAACGGATATAAACTCGTGGAATGTGATGAGTCAGATTTATGAAGGACTGATGAAGTTTCGGCCTTCTTCATTGGAAGTTGAGCCCTGTTTAGCGAGTTACTACGAGGTGAGCGATGATGGTCTGGTTTTCACCTTTTATCTCCAGAAAAACGTTCAGTTCCAAGATGGTGCACCTTTTGATGCTGATGCGGTGATTTGGAATGCAAGACGAGGCATGGAAAAAGCTGATACTTCCTACTATGCCAGCTTAGTGTGGGGAAGCGTTAAAGACGTACAAAAGCTTGGCAGCCACGTTGTGCGTTTTACTTTGAAAGAGTCCAGGGCAGATTTCCTCACCAATTTAGCACTGCCTTTTGGCGGCAGTATGGTCTCACCTAACGCCACCGATCTAAAAAACAATCCTATAGGCACTGGGCCTTATAGGTTGGCAAATTGGGTTAGAAATAAAGCAATAACACTGGAGTACAACCGCAATTGGTGGCAGGGCAAGCTGACTGATGGAGTGGGCTTCAAGAGCGTGCGCTACTTGGTTGTGGACGACCCCGAAGAAGCAGTAAATCTACTCCGCCAGGGGAAGGTTCACATTCTGAGCTATGTTCCTCCCGAGCTAGTTGAATCGCTTAATGCTGAGGCAAATGTTAGGCTGGTGGAGACTCAACTGCTGGCAACGTCTTTTCTTGGTTTTAATACCAAATCGGCCGTGTTAGCTGATGCAAGGGTTAGACAGTCGTTGTTATTCCTGCTCGATCAAGATTATCTAATCAAACACGTTTACAGCGGTTTTGCTTTGAGGAGCCAAGGTCCTCTGCCACCTGCATTGGAAAAGGAAATCGGATGCCGCTACCTATCGCCTAACTATGAGGTAGGTGTAAGATTGCTCAGAGAAGCTGGTTACAGCAAAGAGCGCCCTCTCAACTTGACTGTGGAAGTGCCGCTTGAGCCACGTGATTACATGCCCAGCGGTGGTGTGAAATTAGGTGAGGGCTTGAAGGAGGTCTATGAAAGCACTGGACTGGTGAAGGTCACCTTTGTTTACAAACCCTTCGAAAGTTTGCTAAGTGATCTCATGGAAGGCAAAGCTACAGAAGCATTTGTGCTGGGTTGGAGCAGTGACAATGGACGTGCGGATAACATGTTAACACCACTTTTTCACAGCAAGAGCCCTTTGAACTTTTTTAAATATGAGAATCCATTGGTGGACAAGTATTTGGAGGAAGCTCAGACGGAGTTAGATGAAAACAAGAGAGAAAAGCTTTACAGAGAAATTTGCGACATACTGCTGGAAGATACACCTGCTGCTTTTTTGCCAATTCCCATCTCTTTTAAAGCACTCGATGAGCGGCTAAAAGGATATAACGTTAATCCCATTAACATTGAACAGCTTTACTTTGTGCGATACTGA
- a CDS encoding DUF4330 family protein, which translates to MRKSYMWFIALVLVAVLVLAAWYLHSGTNRGLTAKTAVAVVRADDVAYEVASAPKPGDLLLDRYNKPYFEVVTATYMPFMYRTQNEHGNVVYSPDPQRYTMFVTVKTIAPFYDDVPVMAKQRIVVGRSLTLEGPNWAVYGRVTQLTITPVEK; encoded by the coding sequence GTGCGCAAGTCTTATATGTGGTTCATTGCTTTAGTACTTGTAGCAGTACTGGTGCTGGCTGCTTGGTATTTGCATTCAGGCACCAACCGTGGGCTCACTGCAAAAACCGCTGTGGCAGTGGTGAGAGCCGACGATGTGGCTTATGAAGTGGCTTCAGCTCCGAAACCTGGCGACCTTCTGCTGGACCGTTACAACAAGCCCTATTTTGAAGTTGTTACTGCCACCTACATGCCCTTCATGTATAGAACACAGAATGAACACGGTAATGTGGTTTACAGTCCTGACCCACAGCGTTATACCATGTTTGTTACGGTAAAGACCATTGCACCTTTTTACGATGACGTGCCTGTGATGGCGAAGCAGCGCATAGTTGTGGGACGCTCACTCACGCTGGAAGGACCAAACTGGGCGGTATACGGCCGCGTAACTCAGCTTACTATTACTCCTGTTGAGAAGTAA
- a CDS encoding diacylglycerol/lipid kinase family protein, with product MIKNIGIVLNPTAGRGKAGRIFPQVLSMLHEAGIKTLVEITEFPGQATELAVRLAKNGVDAVVSAGGDGTVNEVLNGLVQLDFPVPMGALGIGTGNDFLKSAGTAKDLTKQVDVIKLGQTRLIDLMRITYCDFEGKTAVRYSVNDFGVGFPAKVSFRVNNMKGALKGAWSYAAAVVTEIRLNKPVHLKLETPEGSFKGFYNMLFAMIGQYVGGGIKIAPMAVVDDGYMDVLFVEQLTRWETLKLLPKAFKGTHLPHPKVTHIKTRELSVNDTQELVYVQGEVIGFTPAHIELLHQKVPFLWPS from the coding sequence ATGATCAAGAACATAGGGATTGTACTTAACCCCACAGCCGGCAGGGGTAAAGCAGGCCGGATCTTCCCACAAGTTCTTTCCATGCTCCACGAAGCGGGCATCAAAACCTTAGTTGAGATTACGGAGTTTCCTGGTCAGGCAACCGAGCTTGCTGTGAGGCTGGCAAAGAACGGCGTTGATGCTGTGGTGAGCGCTGGTGGCGACGGCACCGTAAATGAGGTACTTAATGGTTTGGTACAGCTGGATTTCCCAGTTCCCATGGGTGCTTTGGGTATTGGCACAGGCAATGATTTTCTAAAAAGCGCTGGGACTGCAAAGGACTTAACTAAGCAAGTTGACGTCATAAAACTGGGCCAAACCAGACTGATTGACTTAATGCGCATCACCTACTGCGACTTTGAAGGAAAAACCGCCGTCAGGTACTCTGTAAATGATTTCGGTGTGGGCTTTCCGGCTAAAGTCTCTTTCAGGGTAAACAACATGAAGGGCGCATTGAAAGGTGCTTGGAGCTATGCCGCTGCAGTCGTCACCGAAATAAGGCTGAACAAACCGGTTCACCTTAAACTGGAAACGCCAGAAGGCTCATTCAAGGGCTTTTACAACATGCTCTTTGCCATGATTGGTCAGTACGTGGGAGGAGGCATAAAAATAGCGCCCATGGCAGTTGTTGACGACGGCTACATGGATGTGCTGTTTGTGGAACAACTAACACGCTGGGAAACCTTGAAGCTGCTGCCAAAAGCCTTTAAAGGTACACACTTACCGCACCCGAAAGTTACGCACATTAAAACGCGTGAGCTAAGTGTGAACGACACCCAGGAGCTGGTTTACGTACAGGGTGAAGTTATAGGGTTCACACCTGCACACATTGAACTGTTACACCAAAAGGTGCCCTTTCTTTGGCCGTCGTAG
- the folE2 gene encoding GTP cyclohydrolase FolE2 encodes MGGDKSRCIERRLAGMRDVQSERDPRNVPLDYVGIENVRLPITVRTKEGGKQPTVGTFSIGVDFPHSFRGTHMSRFMEVLYQHLEEISQTRLRVTLEDIKERLKATKAMIEVAFPFAIKKSTPVTKLETVMYVDASFKAELNSTRGYVVTSTVTVPVHSLCPCSRDISEFGAHNQRVDVTVSWQGDLWIEDVIALVESSASQPLYPLLKRPDEKYVTEKAYLNPKFVEDIAKDLFLKLDPLSPCFRIKVVSYESIHPHNAVAIKEKRAEVSESSVRSNDQEHRDCT; translated from the coding sequence ATGGGTGGAGATAAAAGCAGATGCATCGAGAGGCGATTAGCTGGTATGCGTGATGTGCAAAGCGAACGTGACCCGCGTAACGTACCCCTGGATTATGTAGGCATTGAGAATGTGCGACTGCCCATAACAGTGCGCACCAAGGAAGGCGGTAAGCAGCCCACAGTGGGGACATTCTCCATTGGTGTGGACTTTCCCCATTCTTTTCGTGGAACGCACATGTCGCGGTTCATGGAAGTGCTGTACCAACATTTGGAAGAGATTTCTCAAACACGCCTTAGAGTTACTCTGGAGGACATAAAAGAACGCTTGAAAGCAACGAAAGCCATGATTGAAGTGGCATTTCCCTTCGCCATAAAGAAAAGTACCCCAGTAACAAAATTGGAAACCGTCATGTATGTGGACGCTTCTTTCAAAGCAGAACTAAACTCCACCAGAGGCTACGTGGTAACCTCCACCGTGACTGTGCCAGTTCACTCACTTTGCCCCTGCTCTCGAGACATAAGCGAGTTTGGTGCCCATAATCAACGTGTGGACGTAACGGTTAGCTGGCAAGGTGATCTGTGGATTGAAGATGTCATAGCACTGGTGGAAAGCAGTGCTTCACAACCTCTTTATCCACTGCTAAAGAGACCTGATGAAAAATACGTCACAGAAAAAGCCTATTTGAATCCAAAGTTTGTGGAAGACATTGCCAAAGATCTGTTCTTAAAACTGGATCCTTTATCCCCTTGCTTTCGTATAAAGGTGGTCAGCTACGAGTCCATACACCCGCACAATGCCGTTGCCATTAAAGAGAAAAGAGCGGAAGTATCGGAGTCATCAGTAAGGTCAAATGATCAAGAACATAGGGATTGTACTTAA
- the queD gene encoding 6-carboxytetrahydropterin synthase QueD yields the protein MNVCVTKAFTFDAAHNLTNYKGKCEALHGHTYRLEVTVCGTPNELENGLLMDFGDLKDLVNKEVLSKLDHSYLNDHFEQPSTELVAMWVFETLKPHVEKLGLVLTSVKLFETATSWVEIKADASRGD from the coding sequence ATGAATGTTTGTGTAACCAAAGCTTTCACCTTTGATGCCGCCCACAATTTGACAAACTACAAGGGCAAGTGCGAAGCACTGCACGGCCATACTTACCGCTTGGAAGTAACCGTTTGCGGCACACCTAATGAGCTTGAGAACGGCTTGCTGATGGATTTTGGTGACCTAAAGGACTTAGTTAACAAGGAAGTGCTTTCCAAACTTGACCATTCTTACCTAAACGACCATTTTGAACAACCCAGCACAGAGCTTGTTGCCATGTGGGTGTTTGAAACCCTTAAGCCGCATGTAGAGAAGCTCGGTTTGGTGCTAACCTCAGTGAAGCTTTTTGAAACGGCTACTTCATGGGTGGAGATAAAAGCAGATGCATCGAGAGGCGATTAG
- a CDS encoding RNA polymerase sigma factor yields MMNEVERAFELYGKRLYAYMRRLGLSEVEAEDGVQEVFIRAMRSSIDWSSPKGYLFKIAHNWAMDVLRSRMPLIDEEEGYELSAGKDHFEDVHLLLQSLKEEERSVLLLLYQEGLSYHEVAELIGKPENTIKSIVHRAKAKLRKEV; encoded by the coding sequence ATGATGAACGAGGTAGAAAGAGCATTCGAGCTTTACGGTAAAAGGCTTTACGCTTACATGCGCCGTTTGGGGCTTTCTGAAGTGGAAGCCGAAGACGGTGTACAAGAAGTGTTTATTAGAGCCATGCGCTCCAGCATCGATTGGTCTTCGCCCAAAGGTTATTTGTTCAAGATCGCCCACAACTGGGCCATGGACGTACTTAGAAGTAGAATGCCCTTGATTGACGAGGAAGAAGGATATGAGCTTTCGGCTGGAAAGGATCACTTTGAAGATGTGCATCTGCTTTTGCAGAGCCTGAAAGAAGAGGAACGCAGCGTACTTTTGCTGCTGTACCAGGAAGGCCTTTCTTACCACGAAGTGGCTGAGCTAATTGGGAAACCGGAAAATACCATAAAGAGCATTGTCCATAGAGCCAAAGCGAAGCTAAGGAAGGAGGTGTAA
- a CDS encoding DUF4097 family beta strand repeat-containing protein, with protein MSWTVNQFFAVIFLVWLLVLFVQSLLGLFRVRLSTAQLFGLILVIGGVLWILYVLPYSPLQEYVAHSALPDPWYLLGGLLITYGVRYLMPAPTKDIVAALLCVAVVIGGFYIFKTLTPPQPQWQGQQQQQQQQQGSGYNDTPARKGNRPFPAPLKIYGLRSTPLEALTWAEEETSSALSFHLDFGSLYVGQQPSKEYGFGTYQYVFRKTASGVYELTPQSGREGNGALFLGSQVASVDIAASYGSLYVEITQPMNSILVDSRMGDITIDSAAQIESIILRSYAGNINLALNEHVKDITVDSRAGNINVSTSTVVDLITVRASAGNLNLTVPQGVKVEVENVGGAGRFNNDSDPQGYNGTMKLHLDMKMGNVDIRQLP; from the coding sequence GTGAGCTGGACAGTAAACCAGTTTTTTGCAGTGATTTTTCTTGTTTGGTTACTGGTGCTTTTTGTACAATCACTGCTGGGTCTGTTTAGGGTTAGACTGTCCACTGCACAACTATTTGGGTTAATCTTGGTGATTGGAGGAGTTCTTTGGATACTGTATGTTTTACCTTATAGCCCCCTGCAAGAGTATGTAGCACACTCTGCCCTCCCCGATCCTTGGTATCTACTGGGTGGGCTACTCATTACCTATGGTGTAAGGTACTTAATGCCTGCACCGACCAAAGACATCGTAGCCGCACTGCTGTGTGTGGCTGTGGTGATTGGTGGATTTTACATTTTTAAGACGCTCACACCTCCCCAACCTCAGTGGCAGGGACAACAACAGCAACAGCAGCAACAACAAGGGTCTGGTTACAATGACACCCCCGCAAGAAAAGGTAACCGCCCCTTCCCTGCCCCCCTGAAAATATACGGCCTCCGCTCAACCCCATTGGAGGCACTGACATGGGCGGAAGAAGAAACCTCTTCTGCCCTGTCATTTCACTTGGATTTTGGCTCACTTTATGTGGGACAGCAGCCCTCAAAAGAGTATGGCTTTGGCACATACCAGTACGTGTTTAGAAAAACTGCTAGCGGCGTTTACGAGCTAACGCCCCAAAGCGGACGCGAAGGCAATGGCGCTTTGTTTTTGGGCTCACAGGTTGCATCCGTGGACATTGCAGCCAGCTATGGTTCTCTGTATGTGGAAATAACCCAGCCCATGAACTCCATCCTAGTAGATTCACGGATGGGCGATATAACCATTGACAGTGCCGCGCAGATTGAAAGTATCATTTTAAGAAGTTACGCAGGAAACATAAACCTAGCACTCAATGAGCATGTTAAAGACATCACTGTGGACAGCAGGGCGGGAAACATCAATGTGAGCACCTCCACAGTGGTGGATTTGATCACCGTTAGAGCCTCTGCAGGCAATCTGAACTTAACAGTGCCCCAAGGTGTAAAGGTAGAAGTAGAAAATGTCGGTGGTGCTGGTAGATTTAACAATGATTCTGACCCACAAGGATATAATGGAACCATGAAACTGCATTTGGATATGAAAATGGGTAACGTGGACATAAGGCAACTGCCATGA
- a CDS encoding PspC domain-containing protein, whose product MGNNSGGSKKLYRSRKNRIIGGVLGGLAEYLQVDVVLLRIIYLLLMFFGNFTFFTILYIIGWVIIPEQPKVSATLDGTSVEGYVEDVYSQYASSTAEEPGAEQHVSGKVVFGAILLVVGAVILFKNLSSYAIITIPRWMMPYFELARALALPVLLIVIGLVLLISHNQTQRQSKGADK is encoded by the coding sequence ATGGGCAATAACAGCGGCGGCAGTAAAAAGCTCTACAGGAGTAGGAAAAACCGCATCATAGGTGGCGTACTTGGTGGCCTTGCTGAGTACCTCCAAGTGGATGTAGTGCTTCTACGCATTATTTACTTACTGCTCATGTTCTTTGGAAATTTCACGTTTTTTACCATTCTTTACATAATTGGCTGGGTCATCATTCCCGAGCAGCCAAAGGTTTCAGCTACTTTAGACGGCACGTCCGTAGAAGGCTATGTGGAGGACGTTTACAGCCAGTATGCTAGCAGCACCGCAGAAGAACCTGGAGCTGAGCAGCATGTCAGTGGTAAGGTAGTTTTCGGTGCCATATTACTTGTGGTGGGAGCTGTCATTCTGTTCAAGAACTTGTCTTCCTATGCCATCATTACTATTCCCCGTTGGATGATGCCATACTTCGAGCTTGCCCGCGCTTTGGCACTTCCTGTTCTACTCATTGTTATTGGCCTTGTCCTCCTAATAAGCCACAACCAAACACAGCGCCAGAGCAAAGGAGCGGATAAATAG
- a CDS encoding PspC domain-containing protein — protein sequence MKKLYRSRTDKVLGGVIGGFRAYFNWDVDTNLLRLITAALTLILPLLVALYIIAWIIIPLEPEGESYGQ from the coding sequence TTGAAAAAACTTTACCGCAGCAGGACAGATAAAGTTCTGGGCGGCGTTATAGGTGGCTTTAGAGCTTACTTCAATTGGGATGTTGATACGAACCTACTAAGGCTAATTACAGCAGCGCTCACCCTGATTTTGCCTTTATTAGTAGCGCTTTACATCATTGCTTGGATCATCATACCTTTAGAACCAGAAGGAGAAAGCTATGGGCAATAA
- a CDS encoding DUF5671 domain-containing protein — MHGWTVKKVYFYALSFILLAFIIYNVGQIVWRLSEIIVPPPILDLESRKVNTYSNWRMMGENIVYLAVCFPVFWYHWKVARSLE, encoded by the coding sequence ATGCACGGCTGGACTGTGAAGAAGGTTTATTTTTATGCCCTGTCATTCATACTTCTTGCCTTCATCATCTACAACGTTGGCCAAATTGTGTGGAGGCTTTCCGAGATAATTGTTCCACCTCCGATCTTGGATCTCGAAAGCAGAAAAGTCAACACTTATTCTAACTGGAGAATGATGGGAGAAAACATAGTCTATCTGGCAGTGTGCTTCCCCGTATTCTGGTACCACTGGAAAGTGGCACGCTCACTTGAATAG
- a CDS encoding prepilin-type N-terminal cleavage/methylation domain-containing protein, which yields MKGDKSFKGMTLIEVLISLALLSVLMVVVLFTSTWLFTFVKNRLIALPNYVIGLSRAYSAVYLNAQDIQLSATYSVDKNLPSVTLYKKSGSDLVSNTVNFKELIRAEALSTATSATVTLEVQTASVSIQQPADNKFLLLLYLSIPSSDGRRFDNTVVIKKLVNAAPVPESFTRNGNNVIVDLYYPALGFGVRPTGSSDLQLVTDTSTITTVIDSSGVRSTATAMLTGTTTKLGPNVYQALFIESTATQPEFITLPPLIGVDGTPCEDVTVKVVASP from the coding sequence ATGAAAGGGGATAAAAGTTTCAAGGGTATGACCCTCATAGAAGTGCTTATTAGTTTAGCACTTCTATCGGTGTTGATGGTTGTAGTGCTTTTCACAAGTACTTGGTTGTTCACCTTTGTAAAAAATCGGCTTATAGCCCTGCCTAATTATGTCATTGGCTTGTCAAGAGCTTATAGTGCCGTTTACCTTAACGCGCAGGACATCCAGCTGAGCGCCACCTACAGCGTTGACAAGAACCTTCCGTCTGTGACGCTGTACAAGAAGAGCGGTTCAGACCTGGTGTCCAATACTGTGAATTTCAAAGAATTGATACGTGCCGAGGCGTTGTCCACGGCTACAAGTGCCACGGTAACTTTGGAAGTTCAAACAGCTTCGGTGTCCATTCAGCAGCCAGCTGACAATAAATTCTTGCTGTTACTTTACCTCAGCATACCTTCTTCTGACGGCAGAAGGTTCGATAATACCGTGGTCATCAAAAAACTGGTGAATGCCGCGCCAGTGCCAGAGAGTTTTACGCGGAACGGCAATAACGTCATAGTCGACCTTTATTATCCTGCCTTGGGGTTTGGTGTTAGGCCTACGGGTTCTTCTGATTTGCAGCTGGTGACTGACACCAGTACTATTACAACGGTTATTGACAGCAGCGGAGTTCGTTCAACCGCCACGGCAATGCTCACAGGCACAACTACCAAACTGGGACCCAACGTTTATCAAGCGTTGTTCATAGAGTCAACTGCGACGCAACCTGAGTTTATCACGTTGCCACCACTTATTGGGGTCGATGGCACACCTTGTGAAGACGTTACTGTAAAGGTGGTGGCAAGCCCATGA